The genomic stretch TGGGCAGCACCACCAGCGCGGACAGCTGCTGGGCCATGCGCGCCTCGCTTACCCGGGCGGAGATGAGCACCGCCACCCCGTTGCCGAAGAAGGCGAACAGTGGCGCGATGACGAACACGCCGAAGGTCCACAGCGCGTTGGGCATCAGCGGCATCTTCACCAGCGGCCACGCGACGATGTCCACGCCCACACAGAACAGGACGAAGGCCGTCCACGTAATCGCCACGGAGGGCACCAGCGCCGCCAGGCTCTTGCCCGTCACCAGCTCCGCCGCCGTCACGGGCGAGGCCAGGAGCGGCTCCAGCGTGCGCCGCTCCTTCTCCCCCGCCACGCTCTGGGACGCGATGAGGATGGGCACGAACACCGGCATCACCAGGAACATGCCGAACCAGTCGGTGAGCGTCTTGTCGATGAGGAAGCGCGCGGCGCTGGCGCCCAGCGGCAGCGTGGGGTCGTAGAAGAGCGCCACGCTGCGCAGGTCCGCGTGGTCCGGCGTGCGCACGTACGTCCACACCACGCCAATGGGCACCAGCACCATGACGGCCGGGAGCACCATCATGGACACCAGCAGGCCCACGTTCTTTCGCAGGTCCAGGAAGTCCTTCCAGAACACCGCCAGGGCCCGCTTCGGACGGAATGCCATGGGCTACCCCCTCCCCTCGCGCAGCAGCTCCAAATAGACCTCTTCCAGGGGACGCTGCGTGGGCACCGCGCTGTGCACGCGCGCGCCCGCTCCCACCAGGCACGCCACCACGTCGGGCGCCTGCGCATCGTCCGCCAGCATCACGCGCAGCTTCGGCCCTTCGGCCAGCACGTTGGGCG from Myxococcus xanthus encodes the following:
- a CDS encoding ABC transporter permease subunit codes for the protein MAFRPKRALAVFWKDFLDLRKNVGLLVSMMVLPAVMVLVPIGVVWTYVRTPDHADLRSVALFYDPTLPLGASAARFLIDKTLTDWFGMFLVMPVFVPILIASQSVAGEKERRTLEPLLASPVTAAELVTGKSLAALVPSVAITWTAFVLFCVGVDIVAWPLVKMPLMPNALWTFGVFVIAPLFAFFGNGVAVLISARVSEARMAQQLSALVVLPIVGMVGGQVAGVLKAGFGYYLLQGAVVLVLDALLLWASIRLLDRERLVSRWG